A portion of the Manihot esculenta cultivar AM560-2 chromosome 2, M.esculenta_v8, whole genome shotgun sequence genome contains these proteins:
- the LOC110609348 gene encoding uncharacterized protein LOC110609348 yields MQKLLQKNPSSSLLCTSATTSFLSLSCKEKPRNCLYFNSNRIPSLFLTLKPYTSLSMPIATVGGGGGSSLAACVARKAIVRPTLPSRFSSNSYSGCRCASDNRTIKTPLRAWVVARPAWNHTAAGAGPEGNVTTAAAAAVEGGKGCDGGNSEKRGKNEKTSEEKTGRMNRRQRGSSEVVGNADLLTIPGVGPKNLRKLVEKGLRGVAELKQLYKDKFLGKANETMVEYLQSSVGIIHKNHAESITTFVKESVDEELNDINTDVKAALKKRITFCVEGNISVGKTTFLHRIVSDTIELRDLVEVVPEPIDKWQNIGPDHFNILDAFYAEPQRYAYTFQNYVFVTRVMQEKESSAGVKPLRLMERSVFSDRMVFVRAVHEAKWMNEMEINIYDSWFDPVVSVLPGLIPDGFIYLRASPDTCHKRMKLRKRAEEGGVSLDYLRDLHEKHESWLFPFQSGNHGVLSVSKPPLQLDNALHPEIRDRVFYLEGDHMHSSIQKVPALVLDCEANIDFSRDIEAKEHYARQVAEFFKYVKNRKEVSPSKPGEGGMSNRQVLLPHEGGLFLPSQKHFPESALRSLDFRRTMSFMSGQ; encoded by the exons ATGCAGAAGCTGCTGCAGAAGAACCCTTCAAGCTCCCTCCTTTGTACTTCTGCTACTACTAGTTTTCTCTCTTTGTCTTGTAAAGAGAAACCCAGAAACTGTTTATACTTTAATAGCAATAGAATCCCTTCTCTTTTTCTGACTTTGAAGCCGTATACTTCTCTCTCAATGCCAATTGCCACAGTTGGTGGAGGCGGCGGCTCTTCTCTTGCCGCTTGTGTGGCCAGAAAGGCCATTGTCAGACCCACTCTCCCTTCTCGATTTTCTTCAAATAGTTACAGTGGCTGCCGCTGTGCAAGTGACAATAGAACAATAAAAACTCCTTTGCGGGCTTGGGTTGTGGCCCGGCCCGCATGGAACCACACAGCGGCTGGGGCAGGGCCAGAGGGAAATGTGACTACTGCTGCAGCGGCGGCAGTTGAAGGAGGTAAGGGTTGTGATGGAGGAAACAGTGAGAAAAGAGGAAAAAATGAAAAGACTTCTGAGGAAAAGACGGGAAGGATGAATAGGCGGCAGAGGGGGTCGAGTGAGGTGGTGGGTAACGCTGATTTGTTGACAATTCCAGGTGTGGGGCCGAAGAATTTGAGGAAGCTGGTGGAGAAAGGGTTACGGGGAGTGGCAGAGCTCAAGCAACTGTACAAGGATAAG TTTCTGGGGAAGGCTAATGAGACAATGGTTGAGTATTTACAGAGTTCTGTAGGAATTATCCATAAAAATCATGCTGAGAGCATAACAACTTTCGTCAAAGAAAGTGTGGATGAAGAGTTAAACGATATAAACACAGATGTGAAAGCTGCATTGAAGAAGCGAATCACATTTTGTGTAGAGGGAAATATTAGTGTTGGGAAGACAACATTTCTTCACAGAATAGTTAGTGATACAATTGAGCTTCGTGACCTTGTTGAAGTGGTGCCAGAACCCATTGATAAGTGGCAGAATATTGGTCCTGACCACTTCAATATACTTGATGCATTCTATGCTGAACCACAAAGGTATGCCTATACCTTTCAGAACTATGTGTTTGTCACACGGGTGATGCAAGAGAAAGAGTCATCTGCTGGAGTGAAACCACTCAGGTTGATGGAGAGGAGTGTTTTCAGTGACAGAATG GTCTTTGTACGAGCTGTGCATGAAGCAAAGTGGATGAATGAGATGGAGATCAACATTTATGACTCATGGTTTGATCCCGTTGTCTCAGTTTTGCCTGGGCTTATACCTGATGGTTTTATTTATCTTAGGGCAAGCCCTGATACTTGCCACAAGAGAATGAAGCTACGGAAAAGAGCAGAAGAAGGTGGTGTCAGCCTAGATTATCTCCGTGACTTGCATGAAAAGCATGAGAGCTGGCTTTTCCCTTTCCAAAGTGGTAACCATGGAGTGTTATCTGTCAGTAAGCCACCCCTACAGCTGGATAATGCTTTGCATCCTGAGATAAGAGATCGTGTGTTTTATTTGGAAGGTGACCATATGCATTCAAGTATTCAAAAG GTGCCTGCTTTGGTTCTTGACTGTGAAGCCAACATTGATTTTAGCAGAGACATTGAAGCAAAGGAGCA CTATGCACGCCAAGTTGCGGAGTTCTTTAAATATGTGAAAAACAGGAAAGAAGTTTCACCCTCAAAACCTGGTGAAGGTGGAATGAGCAACCGACAGGTCTTGCTGCCACATGAAGGCGGATTGTTTTTACCAAGCCAAAAGCACTTCCCAGAATCTGCTCTCAGATCTTTAGATTTTAGGCGAACAATGTCATTCATGTCCGGTCAGTGA